One window of the Spirochaetales bacterium genome contains the following:
- a CDS encoding response regulator transcription factor has protein sequence MDKIRVLIADDHIVVRQGFRELLRSHRDIEVVGEASSGEEALELAGAFEPDIILMDIAMPGINGIEATKKIKKSNPAVNIIILTAYDNDEFIFACLAAKAAGYLLKNIEGDELIRSIRAVYHGDSVLHPSITRKVIGRLQSREEEKQLPKRNVISRRELEIVRLGIEGFVNKEIADRLRISERTVQTHWRNIFVKLNVSTRVEAIMICLRKKWVTLDEKEYTPG, from the coding sequence ATGGACAAAATCAGGGTGCTGATTGCAGACGATCATATCGTCGTACGGCAGGGATTTCGAGAACTTTTAAGGAGTCACCGTGATATCGAGGTCGTCGGTGAAGCTTCGAGCGGCGAAGAGGCGCTCGAATTGGCGGGAGCATTCGAACCCGATATTATTCTGATGGACATTGCGATGCCGGGAATTAATGGTATCGAGGCGACGAAAAAGATCAAAAAATCGAATCCGGCCGTCAACATTATTATCCTGACCGCCTATGATAATGACGAGTTTATTTTCGCCTGCCTCGCTGCGAAGGCCGCGGGATATCTTCTGAAGAATATCGAGGGAGACGAATTGATCCGCTCGATACGCGCCGTGTATCATGGTGATTCCGTTCTTCATCCCAGTATTACCAGAAAGGTCATCGGACGCCTTCAAAGCCGGGAAGAAGAAAAACAACTCCCAAAAAGGAATGTGATTTCACGTCGTGAACTCGAGATCGTCAGGCTGGGTATCGAGGGATTCGTTAACAAGGAAATCGCGGATCGTTTGAGGATTTCGGAAAGAACCGTGCAGACACATTGGCGAAATATATTCGTCAAACTGAATGTGAGTACGAGAGTCGAGGCGATCATGATCTGTCTGCGAAAAAAATGGGTAACGCTGGATGAAAAAGAGTATACGCCGGGCTGA
- a CDS encoding signal peptidase II: protein MANKLREKLFPYLITLLVVIFDQVTKTAVSADLHIHETGFTLFNGFIRIVHEKNLGVAFSLGAHFPAALRYLLFVVFPLFVLGYVVFYSFKADNFSRFQRFVIAGITGGGLGNIIDRIFRPDGVIDFISLKMYGLFHISHFPTFNIADFALASCTLMLLLSLLFGIYRIKKERTRKIVNGYNN, encoded by the coding sequence ATGGCAAACAAGCTGCGGGAAAAACTTTTCCCTTACCTCATAACACTCCTTGTAGTCATATTCGATCAGGTGACAAAAACAGCCGTGTCAGCTGACCTTCATATCCATGAAACCGGGTTTACACTCTTCAACGGGTTCATCAGGATCGTCCATGAAAAAAATCTCGGTGTCGCATTCAGCCTCGGTGCCCATTTCCCGGCCGCCCTCCGATACCTCCTGTTTGTCGTATTCCCTCTTTTCGTTCTCGGTTATGTCGTGTTTTATTCCTTTAAGGCCGATAATTTTTCGCGTTTTCAGCGTTTCGTCATAGCGGGTATCACGGGCGGCGGACTCGGAAATATTATCGACAGGATATTCAGGCCGGACGGGGTGATCGATTTCATCAGCCTTAAAATGTACGGACTCTTTCATATATCCCATTTCCCGACCTTCAATATCGCGGATTTTGCCCTCGCTAGTTGTACGCTCATGCTCCTCCTCTCCCTCCTCTTCGGAATATACCGGATAAAAAAAGAAAGGACCAGGAAAATTGTCAACGGATACAACAACTGA
- a CDS encoding site-specific DNA-methyltransferase: MSTDTTTEKLGRLDLYGDLRATLLPLCRLSYGEIWEDSERGHRVGVIDGTKKEDVLRLIDGQTSSCLICDPPYNVGVGKAKTDSLFKISPETYIAFSRKWIENILLCTKDSAHFYIWTGLDVNDNFQPLPELLLLLREFTQLRPRNFITLRNQRGYGTQRNWMWVRQELLHYIKGDPAFNVCYTDIPKVLKGYYKVVGGKRTENLERSKANTIRPGNVWIDIQQVFYRMEENVAGCYAQKPLEAIERIMLSSSVECDAVIDLFAHSGTTLIAGERNRRRVFTADIDPVFAEITIRRLENLRSTGKTGWQWRNPFPEIGNPDDDEKTADNENGADGKKPMFRQQDLFQP; this comes from the coding sequence TTGTCAACGGATACAACAACTGAAAAACTCGGTCGTCTGGATCTTTACGGCGACCTTCGAGCGACGCTGCTTCCACTCTGCCGTCTTTCATACGGAGAAATATGGGAAGACAGCGAGAGGGGACACCGTGTCGGTGTTATCGACGGGACAAAAAAAGAAGACGTCCTCCGCCTCATTGACGGTCAAACATCCTCATGTCTTATCTGCGATCCCCCCTACAACGTCGGGGTGGGGAAAGCGAAAACGGACAGCCTTTTCAAAATATCTCCCGAAACGTATATCGCCTTTTCGAGAAAATGGATTGAAAACATTCTGTTATGCACTAAAGACTCGGCCCACTTCTACATATGGACGGGACTCGATGTCAACGACAATTTTCAGCCCCTTCCGGAACTGCTATTGTTGTTGAGGGAATTCACTCAATTGAGGCCGAGAAATTTTATCACCCTCAGAAACCAGCGCGGTTACGGAACACAGCGCAACTGGATGTGGGTAAGGCAGGAACTTCTGCATTATATCAAAGGCGATCCCGCATTTAATGTCTGCTATACCGATATTCCCAAAGTCCTCAAAGGGTATTATAAGGTCGTGGGAGGAAAAAGAACGGAAAATTTGGAACGGAGCAAGGCAAACACAATCAGGCCGGGAAATGTGTGGATTGACATTCAGCAGGTATTCTACAGAATGGAGGAAAATGTCGCGGGCTGTTACGCACAGAAACCGCTTGAAGCGATCGAACGGATCATGCTTTCTTCAAGCGTAGAATGCGATGCCGTTATCGATCTTTTTGCCCATTCGGGGACAACACTTATCGCGGGAGAACGGAACCGCAGGCGTGTCTTTACTGCCGATATCGATCCGGTTTTCGCAGAAATAACAATTCGACGGCTTGAAAACCTGCGTTCCACGGGAAAGACAGGCTGGCAATGGCGTAATCCTTTTCCCGAAATCGGGAATCCGGATGACGATGAGAAAACCGCCGATAATGAAAACGGGGCGGATGGAAAAAAACCTATGTTCCGGCAACAGGATCTCTTTCAGCCCTGA
- a CDS encoding sensor histidine kinase, whose product MKKSIRRAEKPHRFLILLSSPGFWIVTGLLMLSAILHYPQLLPFPDVSGMNSLFGLQRHAVERIIFLLPITLAAYIGGGKGGVACLLAALSLMFPRVFLFSQFPKDAFFETCMVGVTGTLINLWLESRRRQLHQQKRMEEKLRFYTDKISRAHEEERKRIARELHDDTIQDLIVISRQLDSGIKGGVPAGAKWKRLQQSMRERIDEMIVRMRRFIQFLRPPTLDYLGLVPALRELAGDSEAVHGIRIRLVVPERLPEIRKENELLVYRIVQEALNNIRKHSGVKEASVLIKHEEAMLKVEVRDTGKGFDMRRNDEFIRNGKVGIMGMEERAHLLQGTLSIVSEKGGGTAVRLEVPC is encoded by the coding sequence ATGAAAAAGAGTATACGCCGGGCTGAGAAACCCCATCGCTTTCTTATTCTGTTATCCTCACCCGGTTTCTGGATTGTCACCGGATTATTGATGCTTTCCGCGATACTTCATTACCCGCAGCTGCTTCCTTTTCCGGATGTTTCCGGGATGAACTCCTTGTTCGGGCTTCAACGTCATGCAGTCGAACGAATCATCTTTCTCCTCCCCATCACATTGGCGGCCTATATAGGGGGTGGAAAAGGAGGGGTGGCCTGTCTCCTTGCCGCCCTCTCGCTGATGTTTCCGCGGGTCTTCCTTTTTTCGCAATTCCCGAAAGACGCTTTTTTTGAAACATGCATGGTCGGGGTGACAGGTACACTCATTAATCTCTGGCTTGAATCAAGGCGCAGGCAACTGCATCAACAAAAAAGAATGGAGGAGAAACTCAGGTTTTATACTGATAAAATAAGCCGCGCCCATGAAGAGGAACGTAAACGTATCGCCCGGGAATTGCATGACGACACGATACAGGATCTCATTGTCATAAGCAGGCAGCTCGATTCGGGTATTAAAGGCGGCGTACCCGCCGGTGCCAAATGGAAGCGGTTACAGCAATCGATGCGTGAAAGAATCGATGAAATGATTGTGAGGATGCGTCGGTTTATTCAATTTCTCAGACCGCCGACACTCGATTACCTCGGTCTTGTCCCCGCGCTTCGTGAACTCGCGGGCGACAGTGAAGCCGTGCACGGTATCCGTATCCGCCTCGTCGTTCCCGAACGACTTCCGGAAATCCGGAAGGAAAACGAACTCCTTGTTTATCGTATTGTGCAGGAGGCTTTGAATAACATACGGAAACACTCGGGGGTCAAAGAGGCGAGTGTGTTAATAAAGCATGAGGAGGCGATGCTGAAAGTGGAAGTGCGGGATACGGGGAAGGGGTTTGATATGAGGCGGAACGATGAGTTCATTCGGAACGGTAAAGTGGGCATTATGGGTATGGAAGAGCGGGCGCATCTTCTTCAGGGAACACTTTCGATCGTATCCGAAAAGGGCGGCGGAACAGCGGTGAGACTGGAAGTGCCCTGTTAG
- the rsmD gene encoding 16S rRNA (guanine(966)-N(2))-methyltransferase RsmD — translation MRITGGIYKGRKIICPPGVIRPAMDRMRESLFAILGDLDGLTFLDLFSGSGVVGIEAVSRGAKKVVMVEKDYRKRGTLYKNCSFVESGVEIRITDVYRFIGKTAASFDVIFIDPPFAFQGKPGILKLIDERGLLSGDGRLVIHVPKQEETPYSVGRLVCHDRRFYGGSALFFFSAET, via the coding sequence ATGAGAATTACAGGCGGAATATATAAAGGAAGAAAAATCATCTGCCCGCCGGGCGTCATCCGGCCGGCCATGGACCGGATGAGGGAATCCCTCTTCGCGATTCTGGGAGACCTCGACGGACTAACGTTTCTCGATCTTTTTTCCGGTTCGGGCGTTGTCGGCATCGAGGCCGTTTCACGCGGCGCCAAGAAGGTCGTTATGGTCGAGAAAGATTACAGGAAACGGGGGACATTATATAAAAACTGTTCGTTCGTCGAGTCGGGCGTCGAGATTCGCATAACGGACGTATACCGGTTTATCGGAAAAACCGCGGCTTCTTTCGATGTCATCTTCATCGATCCGCCGTTCGCTTTTCAGGGCAAGCCCGGGATACTGAAACTCATCGACGAGCGCGGCCTTCTTTCAGGGGACGGAAGACTCGTTATCCATGTTCCAAAACAGGAAGAAACACCGTATTCCGTCGGAAGACTCGTGTGCCATGACCGCCGGTTCTACGGGGGATCGGCCCTCTTTTTTTTCAGTGCCGAGACCTGA